The DNA segment AAAGCCCCCCCGGCCAGGCCAGCAAGAAAGCACCTGCTGCCAAGCGGGCGCCAGGCAAGGCCGACATCGCCATGCGCGGGGTGAATGGCACCACCCCCAGGCAGCTGGCGCGCACCCAACGCGCGGCAACCGATTTGGCGCAGGAGGTCGTGCAGTCGCGCGCCGCCACCCCCAAGCCTGCCGCCAAAAAACGCGCAACACCCTCTGCGGCAACCCAAACCGCCACCACCTCCGCCGCCAAGACGGGCCGCACCAAGGCAGTCGCCGCACCCGCCAAAACCCCGGCCAAGGCAGTGCGCGCTACCGCAGCCAAGAAATCTGCCGCAGCGAGCGCCCCCGCCAGGCGCAGCAGCCCCAAGGCAGGTAAAAAGGCCGCAGCGTGACACCCTGCCGGTGATGTGGCACCCGGCGCTGCCACCCGGCGCGCGCCCCTGCCCATGCCCATGGGGCCCGGCGTGGCAACCGCGAACGCAGCGCCGCCCGGCCCCTCTGCACACCGGCCCTTGTGAGGGCCGGTTGCCGTTCAGGGGGTGAAGCCGCTGCCGTGCCCGCCGACCGCCTCAGGCAGCCGGCGATCGCGGCCGGCCTCTGACAGGCCTTGCACATTCGTTGCGCGGATGCTCCAAACCAAGGGAAATGCCTATTGTTTGGCGACAGGCCGTGCCGCGTTGTTCCTCGATAATGCCCCAGCGCACCCACCGGTGCGTTCTCCACTCCACACCTCACGGTGCACAACGCCGCGGCGGTAGAGGGACTGCATTTCAACCATGTGTGTTTTTCTGACTTCCCGCGTTCATGTCCTCCATTCCTCCCGAGACCGAAGGTGCGGCCGATGCCGGCGCGCGCCCGGATGACCCTCGCTCGCTGCGCATCGAAGACTGGCTGACGGTGGCCATCATGGCCGCACTGGCCCTGATCACCTTTGCCAATGTGCTGGTGCGCTACTTCACCGACTCCTCCTTCGCCTGGACCGAAGAAATCTCGGTGTTCCTGATGATCCTGCTGGCCCTGGTGGCCGGCTCCGGTGCGGTGGCGCGCAACCAGCACATCCGCATCGAGTTCTTTGCCGACCGGGGCTCCGTTGCCCGCCGCCGTGCACTGGCGCGCTTCGGCACGCTGATGGTGGCCTTGCTGTTTGCGGTGATCGCCGTGCTCAGCGTGCGTGTCGTCTGGGACGATTACCGCTTTGAAGAGACCTCGCCCGGCATTGGCGTGCCGCAATGGTGGTATTCGATCTGGCTGCCCCTGGTGTCGGCCCTGATCACCCTGCGCGCCCTGGGCCTGTTTGTGCGCCAGGGCAAGCCCGGCGCCTTCACCGAAGACGAGACCATCGAAGCCTCCGGCAAGGAGGCCCCATGATTGCCACCCTGCTGTTTCTGGCCTTTCTGGGCCTGATGTTCGTCGGCGTGCCCATTGGCGCCGCCCTGGGCCTGGCCGGTGCGGCCGCGATTGCGCTGGCCAATGCCGATGCCCAGTGGTTCGGGCTGCTGGCCGTGCCGCAGAACTTCTATGCAGGCCTGGGCAAGTACCCGCTGCTTGCGATCCCCATGTTCGTTCTGGTGGGCTCCATCTTTGACCGCTCGGGCGTGGCCTTGCGCCTGGTCAATTTCGCCATCGCCATCGTGGGCCGCGGCCCCGGCATGCTGCCACTGGTGGCCATCTGCGTGGCCATGTTCCTGGGTGGCATCTCGGGCTCCGGCCCGGCCAATGCCGCCGCCGTGGGCGGCGTGATGATTGCCGCCATGAGCCGCGCCGGCTACCCCAAGAGCTTCTCGGCCAGCGTGGTGGGCGCTGCCGCAGCGACCGACATCCTGATTCCGCCATCTGTGGCCTTCATCATCTACTCGGTGCTGGTGCCCGGCGCCTCGGTGCCGGCCCTGTTTGCCGCCGGCATGGTGCCCGGCGTGCTGGCGGGGATTGCCCTGATCGTGCCGGCCGTGTGGATGGCACGCCGGCACAAGATGGGGGCCCTGGAAGCCACCCTGCCCCGCCCGGCTTTCTGGAAGAGCCTGAAGGAAGCCTCCTGGGGTCTGGCCGCGCCGGTGCTGATCCTGGGCGGCATGCGCGCCGGCTGGTTCACCCCCACCGAAGCCGCCGTGGTGGCCGTGTTCTACGGCCTGTTCGTGGGCATGGTCATACACCGCACCATCCGCGTGCGCGACCTCTACCCCATCCTGCGCGAAGCGGGCGAACTGTCCGCCGTGATCCTGATCGTGGTCTCGCTGGCCGGTATCTTTGCCTTCTCCCTGTCCACCCTGGGCGTGATCGACCCGGTGGCCGCCGCCATCGTGAACTCCGGCCTGGGCGAATACGGCGTGATGGCGCTGCTGATCCTGCTGCTCATCACCGTGGGCATGTTCCTGGACGGCATCTCCATCTTCCTGATCTTTGTGCCGCTGCTGCTGCCCATCATGAACCACTACCACTGGGACCCCGTGTGGTTCGGCGTGATCCTCACGCTCAAGGTGGCGCTGGGCCAGTTCACCCCACCGCTGGCCGTCAACCTGATGGTGTCCTGCCGCATCGCCGGTGTGCGCATGGAGTCCACCGTGCGCTGGGTGGGCTGGATGCTGCTGGCCATGTTCCTGGTCATGGTGCTGGTCATTGCCTTCCCGCAGCTGGCGCTGTGGCTCCCGGCGAAGCTGGGCTATTGAGTGTTCCCCCGGTTCCGATTCCCAACCTATAAGGAGACAAAACCATGCAACTGCGCACTTTCCTGACCACCGCCGTGGCGGCCGCCGCCACCCTGGCCTTTGCCCTGCCTTCCGCCATGGCCGAGACCAAGTACAAGAGCGAATACCGCATGTCCCTGGTGCTGGGCACCGCCTTCCCCTGGGGCAAGGGCGGCGAGATCTGGGCCGACAAGGTGCGTGAGCGCACCCAGGGCCGCATCAACATCAAGCTCTACCCCGGCACCTCGCTGGTGCAGGGCGACCAGACGCGTGAGTTCAGCGCCATCCGCCAGGGCGTGATCGACATGGCCGTGGGCTCCACCATCAACTGGTCGCCCCAGGTCAAGGCGCTGAACCTGTTCTCGCTGCCTTTCCTGTTCCCCGACTACGCGGCCGTGGATGCCGTGGTGCAGGGCGACACCGGCAAGGAAATCTTCAAGACCATCGACAAGGCCGGCGTGCTGCCACTGGCCTGGGGCGAGAACGGCTACCGCGAGATCTCCAACTCCAAGAAGGCCATTACCAAGCCCGAAGACCTCAAGGGTCTGAAGATCCGCGTGGTCGGTTCGCCGCTGTTCCTGGACACCTTCACCGCCCTGGGCGCCAACCCCACGCAGATGAGCTGGGCCGATGCCCAGCCCGCCATGGCCAGCAGCGCCGTGGACGGCCAAGAGAACCCGATTGCCGTGTACATGGCCGCCAAGCTGCAGTCCGTGGGCCAGAAGCACATGACGCTGTGGGGCTACATGAACGACCCGCTGGTGTTTGTGGTGAACAAGGACGTCTGGGCCAGCTGGACTCCGGCCGACCAGGCCATCGTCAAGCAGGCCGCACTGGACGCGGCCAAGGAACAGATCGCCATCGCACGCAAGGGTCTGGTGGAGCCCGGCAAGCCCCTGGTCAAGGACCTGGAAGGCCTGGGCGTGACAGTGGTCGACCTGAATGCGGCACAGCGCAAGGTGTTTGCCGACGCCACCAAGAGCGTCTACACCAAGTGGAAGCCCCAGATCGGCACCAACCTGGTGGACATGGCCGAGAAGGCCATCGCCGGCAGCCGCAAGTAAACAGCGCCACGGGCACATCGCTGCCGCCTGGCAGCGGCGTGCCCCGGATGCACGGGGCGCGGCAGCGCAGTTCAGATTCTGCTGCCGCACCCAGCGCTGCCAGCCTGGCGCCCGCAGTGCGCCACACTCACAGCCCTTCGATCAGCGGCGCCTCCCCCATCAGCACTTCCATCTGGCGCGCCACGGCGTGGCCCTCGCCCAGCAGCAGCACCTGGCGCAGACTGGCCAGCATGCGCTGCGCAAACCCCAGATCATTCATCAGCGAGCTCGCCACCAGGCCAGGCAAGGCACCGCCGCGGATGCCGGCGAACAGGTGCTGGCGAAACTGGTCGGCAAAGTTCTGGTTGCGGTCGTCCAGTGCCTGCAGCTGGGCGGCCCATTCGGTGTCCGGCGCATCAGAGCGGCCCAGTGCGCGCACATCGCGCAGTGCCAGCAGCACATGGTGGCGCAACTCGATATAGCTGCGCCGCGCCGCACTCTCGGAGGGCTCCGGCAGGTAGCGGTGCATATTGCGCTGCAGGCGGTGGGCGTTCTTGACGGCATCCACCATCTGGAAGGCTGCCACCTGGCTGTCGTGCCAGAACTGTTGCTGGGCCGGGTCGGCCGGCAGGTCCACCTTGCCCATGAAGGCCAGCAGCTGGGCGTAGACGCCCTTGATGTGCAACTGGTAGAGCCGGTCGGCATCCACACGCTGCAGCTCCACCCGGGCACGCAACTGGGCATCGTCGCGCGGCGGGTCTTCCAGCATGGCCAAGGGACAGTACAGCGCATGGCAGATCACTTCCAGACTCAGCCGCCCCATGTGCTGCAGCTCCTGGGCCACGGCACGTGCCGCGCTCTCGGTGGTCTGCAGCGCACTGGTCTGCAGGTAGCGGGCCTGCGTGGCTTCGGCGGCCTGCTCGGTCTGGGTGGCGATCAGCACCGCAGGCTCGGCCTTGTCCGGCAGCCAGCGGGTGAGCGCAGCCGCCAGCTGCGGCTGCCAGGGCCAGAACAGCAGCACACCCAGCACATTGAACAGGGTATGGAACAGCGCCAGCTGGATCAGCAGATTGCTGCCCGCGCCAAACCACCCCGTGGCCTGCACCACCAGCCAGCTCAGCGGTGACAGCAGCGCAAAGCTGACCACGGCCGTGCTGCAGTTGAACACCACATGGGCAATGGCCAGGCGCTGGCCGCTGCGGCTGCTGCCGATCATGCCCATCACGGCCGTGGACACGCTGGAGCCCACATTGGAGCCGATCGCGATGCACAACGACTGCTGCAGCTCCAGTTGGCCACTGCCCAGGGCCGCCAGCGTCAGCATCAAGGTGGCGTGGCTGGACTGCACCACCACGGTGATCAGCGCCCCGACGGCCACAAACAGCAGCGCGCCCTGCAGACCGTCGGCGCTGTAACGCTGCAGGTCCATGTCGCCAAAGCTGGTGAAGCCCTGCTTGATCTCGTCAATGCCCAGAAAGATCAGACCGATGCCCAGCAACAGCCGCCCAATGGCCGCGCCGCGGGCACCGGAAAAGCCCAGCAGCACCCCGAACACCAGCAGCGGCATGGCCAGTGGCGCCATGCTCAGGTTCTGGCCGGCCATGGCCAGCAGCCAGATGCCGCTGGTGGCCCCCAGGTTGGCGCCAAACAGCACGGCCAGGCTGCCCGCCAGGGTGATCAGGCCGGTGCTCAGAAACGCGATCGTCAGCAGCGACACCAAGGTGCTGGACTGCAGCAAGAAGGTGGCCACACAGCCGAACAGCAGGCCCTTGCCCGGGGTGGCCGTGCTGGCAGCCAGCAGCGTCTGCAGCCGCCCCCCGGCCAGGCTTTTGAGCCCCTGTTCCAGTTGCTGCATGCCGAACAGGAACAGCGCCAGACCGGCGCACAGCGTGAGCCAGCCCGGGCTGAACCAGAACGACCAGGCCAGTGCCCCAGCGGCCAGCGCAATCAGCGAATGTTTGGAATACGTGGAATACGCTGCGGCCAGCACGGAGGATCTCCCGTTGTCATACGGCGGTCATATGGAAGGCATATGGCGGGCATATGGAAAAGCGACTGAGCTTAGCGGAAGCGGTCCATCTCAGGGCCTGCCCGCACTTGACCTGCATCAACCGCCTCTTGCGACGCCATTGCAGCACGCCCGCGGGCACCGCGCAATGCGACACCTGTGCGACGGCACCTCATGGTTTCCCGGGTTGCCCCTGCGCTGCGTGCTTTGCAAGCTGGCAGCACCTCCGCTTCCTCTTGCCGCCATGTCCCACGCCCTGATTGCTCCCGCCACGCTGCACCGCTGGGTGCAGGACCTGTGGACCGCCGCCGGCTCCAACGCCCGCGAAGCGGCGCTGACCGCCGACCACCTGGTGCAGGCCAACCTCAGCGGCCACGACTCCCACGGCGTGGGCATGGTGCCGCGCTATGTGCTGTCCTGGCAGGCCGATGCGCTGCAACTCAACCAGTCGGTGCGCGTGGTGCACGACGGCGGCAGCCTGCTGAACCTGGACGGCCAGTGCGGCATGGGCCAGGCCGTGGCCGAGGAAGCCATGGCCCTGGCCATCACCCGCGCGCAGCAGCACGGGGTGTGCATCCTGGGCCTGCACCACAGCCACCACATCGGCCGCGTGGGCCACTGGGCCGAGCAGGCCTGCCGCGCCGGATTGATTGCCATCCATTTCGTGAACGTGCTCTCCAGTGCCTTGGTCGCGCCCTGGGGCGGGCGCCAGGCCCGCTTTGGCACCAACCCCTTCACCATCGGCGTGCCGGTCGACGGTGCGCCCCCGCTGCTGCTGGACTTCGCCACCAGTGCCATCGCCATGGGCAAGGTGCGCGTGGCATTGAACCAAGGCCACGCCGTGCCGGCCGGCTGCCTGCTGGATGCCGACGGAGCGCCCACCACAGACCCGCAGGCCATGTACCCGGCCACCGGTGACGGCATGGGTGCGCTGCAGACCTTCGGCGGCCCGGTGGCCGGGCACAAAGGCTATGCGCTGGCTTTCATGTGCGAACTGCTGGGTGCCGCCGTGGCGGGCGGCCAGACCATCCGCCCCGCCACACTGCAGCGCAACGCCGGCGTGTGGAACAACATGCTGGCCATTGTGTTCGACCCGGCCCGCCTGGGCAGCAGTGCCACGCTGGGCCACGAGGTGCAGGCCTTCATTGACTGGGTGCGCTCCGCCGAATGCCAGCCCGGCGTACCAGGCATTGCCGTGCCCGGAGAGCCCGAACAGGCCATGCGCCGTGCCCGCGCCGAGGCCATTCCCCTGGATGCCGCCACGCTGGCCGAGCTGGACCGTGCAGCGGCCCAGGTGCAGGCCGCACGCGGCAGCGGGCCGGGGCCGCTGTCCGCGCTGGTGCAGACCGGTTCCTGAGCAAGCCGCAGTTGCTCACTCCTTGACCCTGCGGCCTTGCATGCCGGCGCCATGCTGCCGGCAGAGACCGCTCAGACCGGCGAGACCAGCGGGCGACCGGCCAGATGGGCCTGCACATTGGCCACAAAGCGGTCCACCGTGGCCTGTACCGATTCGGGCGACCAACCGGCCACGTGCGGCGTCAGCAGCACATTGGGCAGATCCAGCAGCTCCTGGGGAGCGAGCGGCTCGCTCTCGTACACGTCCAGCGCGGCAAAACCCAGCTCGCCGCTGCGCAGCGCCGTGGCCAGGGCCTGGGTATCCACCACGCTGCCGCGGGCGATGTTGACCAGGTGGCCTCGCGGGCCCAGAGCGCGCATCACGGTGGCATCCACCAGGTGCAGGGTCCCGGCGCCGCCGGGCGTGGCCACCACCAGCACATCGGCCCATTCCGCCAGCGCCAGCAAGCTGTCGAAGTAGGTCCACGGTGCATCGGCCTTGGGCGAGCGGTTGTGGTAGCCCACCTCCATCTCGAACGCCTGGGCACGCAGCGCGATCTTGCGGCCGATGGTGCCCAGACCCAGCACGCCCAGGCGCTTGCCGGTGATGCCGGCGGGCAGCGGCAGCGTGGTGCGCCACACACCGGCACGCAGCTGTGCACCGTAGTAGTCCAGCTGGCGCACGCTGGCCA comes from the Comamonas terrigena NBRC 13299 genome and includes:
- a CDS encoding TRAP transporter large permease — protein: MIATLLFLAFLGLMFVGVPIGAALGLAGAAAIALANADAQWFGLLAVPQNFYAGLGKYPLLAIPMFVLVGSIFDRSGVALRLVNFAIAIVGRGPGMLPLVAICVAMFLGGISGSGPANAAAVGGVMIAAMSRAGYPKSFSASVVGAAAATDILIPPSVAFIIYSVLVPGASVPALFAAGMVPGVLAGIALIVPAVWMARRHKMGALEATLPRPAFWKSLKEASWGLAAPVLILGGMRAGWFTPTEAAVVAVFYGLFVGMVIHRTIRVRDLYPILREAGELSAVILIVVSLAGIFAFSLSTLGVIDPVAAAIVNSGLGEYGVMALLILLLITVGMFLDGISIFLIFVPLLLPIMNHYHWDPVWFGVILTLKVALGQFTPPLAVNLMVSCRIAGVRMESTVRWVGWMLLAMFLVMVLVIAFPQLALWLPAKLGY
- a CDS encoding malate/lactate/ureidoglycolate dehydrogenase, with the protein product MSHALIAPATLHRWVQDLWTAAGSNAREAALTADHLVQANLSGHDSHGVGMVPRYVLSWQADALQLNQSVRVVHDGGSLLNLDGQCGMGQAVAEEAMALAITRAQQHGVCILGLHHSHHIGRVGHWAEQACRAGLIAIHFVNVLSSALVAPWGGRQARFGTNPFTIGVPVDGAPPLLLDFATSAIAMGKVRVALNQGHAVPAGCLLDADGAPTTDPQAMYPATGDGMGALQTFGGPVAGHKGYALAFMCELLGAAVAGGQTIRPATLQRNAGVWNNMLAIVFDPARLGSSATLGHEVQAFIDWVRSAECQPGVPGIAVPGEPEQAMRRARAEAIPLDAATLAELDRAAAQVQAARGSGPGPLSALVQTGS
- a CDS encoding Na/Pi cotransporter family protein, coding for MLAAAYSTYSKHSLIALAAGALAWSFWFSPGWLTLCAGLALFLFGMQQLEQGLKSLAGGRLQTLLAASTATPGKGLLFGCVATFLLQSSTLVSLLTIAFLSTGLITLAGSLAVLFGANLGATSGIWLLAMAGQNLSMAPLAMPLLVFGVLLGFSGARGAAIGRLLLGIGLIFLGIDEIKQGFTSFGDMDLQRYSADGLQGALLFVAVGALITVVVQSSHATLMLTLAALGSGQLELQQSLCIAIGSNVGSSVSTAVMGMIGSSRSGQRLAIAHVVFNCSTAVVSFALLSPLSWLVVQATGWFGAGSNLLIQLALFHTLFNVLGVLLFWPWQPQLAAALTRWLPDKAEPAVLIATQTEQAAEATQARYLQTSALQTTESAARAVAQELQHMGRLSLEVICHALYCPLAMLEDPPRDDAQLRARVELQRVDADRLYQLHIKGVYAQLLAFMGKVDLPADPAQQQFWHDSQVAAFQMVDAVKNAHRLQRNMHRYLPEPSESAARRSYIELRHHVLLALRDVRALGRSDAPDTEWAAQLQALDDRNQNFADQFRQHLFAGIRGGALPGLVASSLMNDLGFAQRMLASLRQVLLLGEGHAVARQMEVLMGEAPLIEGL
- a CDS encoding TRAP transporter small permease, with protein sequence MSSIPPETEGAADAGARPDDPRSLRIEDWLTVAIMAALALITFANVLVRYFTDSSFAWTEEISVFLMILLALVAGSGAVARNQHIRIEFFADRGSVARRRALARFGTLMVALLFAVIAVLSVRVVWDDYRFEETSPGIGVPQWWYSIWLPLVSALITLRALGLFVRQGKPGAFTEDETIEASGKEAP
- a CDS encoding DctP family TRAP transporter solute-binding subunit, translated to MQLRTFLTTAVAAAATLAFALPSAMAETKYKSEYRMSLVLGTAFPWGKGGEIWADKVRERTQGRINIKLYPGTSLVQGDQTREFSAIRQGVIDMAVGSTINWSPQVKALNLFSLPFLFPDYAAVDAVVQGDTGKEIFKTIDKAGVLPLAWGENGYREISNSKKAITKPEDLKGLKIRVVGSPLFLDTFTALGANPTQMSWADAQPAMASSAVDGQENPIAVYMAAKLQSVGQKHMTLWGYMNDPLVFVVNKDVWASWTPADQAIVKQAALDAAKEQIAIARKGLVEPGKPLVKDLEGLGVTVVDLNAAQRKVFADATKSVYTKWKPQIGTNLVDMAEKAIAGSRK
- a CDS encoding 2-hydroxyacid dehydrogenase, translated to MTSATATAPIAAASRPILLINTVVADEDLLQIAQRLPSLELVYVPEPAAAEAALQQHAARVQVVLTIGSVGLSAVQMDQLPALQLVCALGAGYEKVDVAHARTRGIATGNGAGTNDSCVADHTLALVLASVRQLDYYGAQLRAGVWRTTLPLPAGITGKRLGVLGLGTIGRKIALRAQAFEMEVGYHNRSPKADAPWTYFDSLLALAEWADVLVVATPGGAGTLHLVDATVMRALGPRGHLVNIARGSVVDTQALATALRSGELGFAALDVYESEPLAPQELLDLPNVLLTPHVAGWSPESVQATVDRFVANVQAHLAGRPLVSPV